Proteins found in one Carassius auratus strain Wakin chromosome 12, ASM336829v1, whole genome shotgun sequence genomic segment:
- the tbkbp1 gene encoding TANK-binding kinase 1-binding protein 1 encodes MESLFGGQLGLLGGNEGLKEDGCGVGWSNSPLSEDMYSASHFALISAYQDIKTRLAGLERENADIKRKLKIYEIKFPMISEFGDDRNSYCSFEPKDTALLQSENGSLQQRVNMLTLELQKGKEREEQLEDVIQAYEKIHMEKSSLQRDLDKMTSLVEKHVERIHSLEAALRQRESSLHKLNTQLHNKDMQYLQLHNPDSHMLDCPMTLQSSRSLDTLSDLKLQRLEAELEGARHEAQGACQREEELKTECERLREELREFQSNQRQRDVSSTCRQCDVEWIKKVGDEQVNLALAYTELIEELGKLQALTSKQTEILRKVSQEPASPVQRHSPVPHQRHSPVPQRHSPIQQRHSPIQQRHSPVPQRRSPVLQRLSPDIHRRSPLPELTDGPASYSCRPTSHHLRASFQGRRSYSEVADPSAYQRPPRFTLDPVSTLPKPRPYVDSYHKQQQQQQQQQQHQHGGSQHMLVQRQGSQSGVGGDGGLAESPRLSRELSFHHSDVSHLHFEPQPSPAPLHSSPQPPQSSEDEEEWSCPHPISPPRTLGVSSPSSSSRGPASCSAFPIPSRPNTLSCHPPGYLHAEHAQSWPSINLWMETEEEGDVRSCPLCQLIFPIGYPDDALIKHIDSHLENSKI; translated from the exons ATGGAGTCTCTCTTCGGGGGCCAGTTGGGCTTGCTGGGGGGTAACGAAGGTCTTAAAGAAGATGGCTGTGGGGTGGGCTGGTCAAACTCTCCCTTATCAGAAGACATGTACTCTGCCTCCCACTTTGCCCTCATCAGCGCCTACCAGGACATTAAGACCCGACTGGCTGGCCTCGAGCGAGAAAATGCAGACATCAAAAGAAAACTCAAGATTTACGAGATAAAG tttCCCATGATAAGCGAGTTTGGAGATGACAGGAACTCCTACTGCTCCTTTGAGCCGAAAGACACAGCGCTGCTCCAGTCAGAGAATGGCAGTCTGCAACAGAGAGTCAACATGCTGACCCTCGAG CTTCAGAAGGGCAAGGAGCGAGAGGAGCAGCTTGAAGATGTCATTCAGGCCTATGAGAAAATCCACATGGAGAAGTCCAGCCTTCAGCGAGACCTCGACAAGATG ACGTCTCTGGTGGAGAAACATGTTGAGCGGATCCACAGTTTAGAGGCAGCTCTGAGGCAGAGGGAGAGCTCACTGCACAAACTCAACACACAGCTACACAATAAAGACATGCAGTATCTGCAACTACACAACCCTGACTCGCATA TGCTAGACTGCCCCATGACCTTACAGAGCTCCCGAAGTCTGGACACCCTCTCTGACCTCAAACTGCAGCGTCTGGAGGCGGAGCTTGAGGGGGCTCGGCACGAGGCTCAGGGGGCGTGTCAGAGGGAAGAGGAGCTAAAAACTGAATGTGAGAGGTTACGGGAAGAACTGAGAGAATTTCAAAGCAACCAGAGACAGAGG GATGTGAGTTCCACTTGTAGACAGTGTGATGTGGAGTGGATAAAGAAAGTTGGAGATGAACA AGTAAATCTGGCTTTGGCCTATACTGAACTAATAGAGGAGTTGGGCAAGCTACAGGCCCTGACCTCGAAACAGACAGAGATATTGCGAAAAGTCTCACAGGAGCCGGCAAGCCCAG TTCAGCGTCACTCTCCTGTCCCTCACCAGAGGCATTCTCCTGTTCCGCAGCGCCATTCCCCAATCCAACAGCGCCATTCTCCCATACAGCAGCGCCATTCGCCTGTTCCCCAGCGGCGCTCGCCAGTGCTGCAGCGTCTCTCTCCAGACATACATCGTCGCTCGCCTCTGCCTGAGCTCACCGACGGCCCCGCATCCTATTCCTGCAGGCCCACTTCCCACCACTTGAGGGCCAGTTTCCAGGGAAGACGCAGTTACTCTGAGGTAGCGGATCCATCGGCTTATCAGCGGCCCCCACGGTTCACTCTGGACCCGGTGTCCACTTTGCCGAAACCTCGACCATATGTTGACAGCTACCAcaagcagcaacagcagcagcagcagcagcaacaacatcAACATGGAGGAAGCCAGCACATGTTAGTTCAAAGACAGGGCTCTCAGTCTGGGGTTGGAGGCGATGGGGGTTTGGCTGAATCTCCACGGCTGTCCAGGGAGCTGTCTTTCCACCACTCAGATGTGTCCCACTTGCATTTTGAGCCTCAGCCCAGCCCAGCACCTCTGCATTCATCCCCACAGCCTCCACAGTCCtcagaggatgaggaggagtgGTCCTGCCCTCATCCAATCAGTCCTCCGCGAACACTGGGGGTGTCGAGCCCCTCATCAAGCTCCAGAGGCCCTGCCTCTTGTTCCGCTTTCCCAATTCCTTCCCGTCCCAACACCTTAAGCTGTCACCCACCTGGATACCTGCACGCAGAGCATGCCCAGTCTTGGCCATCCATCAAT CTGTGGATGGAGACAGAGGAGGAGGGTGACGTCAGGAGCTGCCCGCTGTGCCAGCTAATCTTCCCTATTGGTTACCCTGATGATGCCTTGATCAAGCACATTGACTCGCACCTGGAGAACAGCAAGATCTGA